A region from the Patagioenas fasciata isolate bPatFas1 chromosome 27, bPatFas1.hap1, whole genome shotgun sequence genome encodes:
- the ADAMTSL5 gene encoding ADAMTS-like protein 5 isoform X3: MAGGGCRGGGEPHGAGHRWPWRLLLLAWLSLGCGVGTVQDPALGTPVQVPKHPAPARPRRQPAQGAWGPWGPWSSCSSSCGDGVTLRTRRCLRSPEEGPCTGDPRQYRLCQLQGCPPGSVPFRAMQCSLYDNKPVLGTSARYSWVPFYGAPNVCDLNCLAVGHNFYYSFGRVLDGTRCGPGSLDLCVSGRCLSVGCDGILGSGARPDACGQCGGGHDSCLFVHRLFQGAEPSSGYFGYMNVTKIPAGATHIKVTDKSRNYLALMMSDGRYVLNGDWSIAWPGPLEAAGTRLRYARAPDGTESLEAPGPTAEDLHLMVLLQEPNPGIEYEFWLPRGLPQPGRGDTSPLRQPQPRGAGSPPPPEPPVTPVPALPPQPRGFVTEPPPRNPPSQSGAGAATGRCGRCHPAKGRSQRIRHFCQSDFGEHRGLRGDTEGGSCPAQGAPHSPRQSLPGPYPGAGRGGAGDALRGGGDNVLSSPLPAGVPGVRVGPQHLRVPPAPGGRPVRADGAETRQLRADAEPAPAAGRRLRAALDAPRGAAGAGGSPALPPPATLSPPPHRWTPRVNLKGLEALLSHCHGLGWPPGTPSCAWRHPRGHLAAGGWRRVLIYCVFQKINACIPSLAV; this comes from the exons ATGGCCGGGGGGGGGTGTCGGGGCGGCGGGGAACCCCACGGTGCTGG GCACCGGTGGCCGTGGCGGCTGCTGCTCCTGGCCTGGCTCAGCCTGGGCTGTGGCGTCGGCACCGTGCAg gacccagccctggggacaccagtgcAGGTCCCCAAGCACCCAGCCCCTGCTCGGCCCCGCCGGCAGCCGGCCCAGGGTgcctggggaccctggggaccctggagctcttgctccaGCTCCTGCGGGGACGGCGTCACCCTCCGCACCCGGAGGTGCCTGCG GTCCCCCGAGGAGGGTCCGTGCACGGGTGACCCGCGGCAGTACCGGCTctgccagctccag GGCTGTCCCCCCGGCTCGGTGCCGTTCCGTGCCATGCAGTGCTCCCTCTATGACAACAAACCCGTCCTGGGCACATCAGCCCGGTACAGCTGGGTGCCCTTCTACGGAG CCCCCAACGTCTGTGACCTCAACTGCCTGGCCGTGGGGCACAACTTCTACTACAGCTTCGGTCGGGTGCTGGACGGCACCCGCTGCGGCCCCGGGTCCCTGGACCTCTGCGTCAGTGGGCGCTGCCTG AGTGTGGGCTGTGATGGGATCCTGGGCTCGGGCGCGCGCCCCGATGCCTGCGGCCAGTGCGGCGGTGGCCACGACTCGTGTCTCTTCGTGCACCGGCTGTTCCAGGGCGCGGAGCCCTCCTCCG GTTATTTTGGGTACATGAATGTGACCAAGATCCCGGCTGGGGCCACCCACATCAAGGTGACGGACAAGAGCCGCAACTATCTCG CCCTGATGATGAGTGATGGGCGCTACGTGCTCAATGGGGACTGGTCCATCGCCTGGCCGGGGCCGTTGGAGGCGGCCGGCACCCGGCTGCGCTACGCGCGGGCCCCCGACGGCACTGAGAGCCTGGAGGCGCCCGGACCCACGGCCGAGGATCTGCACCTCATG GTCCTGCTGCAGGAGCCCAACCCCGGCATCGAGTACGAGTTCTGGTTGCCCCGCGGGCTCCCCCAGCCCGGCCGTGGGGACACCAGCCCCCtgcggcagccccagccccggggggCCGGCAGCCCCCCGCCCCCAGAGCCTCCGGTCACCCCGGTCCCTGCGCTGCCACCACAGCCCAGGGGCTTTGTCACGGAGCCACCACCGAGAAACCCCCCCAGCcagagcggggctggggctgccacaG GGCGCTGTGGGAGGTGCCACCCCGCCAAGGGACGCTCCCAGCGCATCCGCCACTTCTGCCAGAGCGACTTCGGTGAGCACCGGGGACTCAGGGGGGACACCGAGGGGGGGTCATGCCCAGCTCAGGGTGCCCCACATTCCCCCCGGCAAAGTCTTCCAGGGCCGTATCCTGGCGCAGGACGTGGTGGGGCAGGAGACGCGCTACGAGGTGGAGGTGACAACGTCCTATCGTCACCACTTCCCGCTGGTGTCCCGGGAGTACGTGTGGGTCCCCAACACCTGCGGGTGCCCCCCGCTCCGGGTGGGCGCCCGGTACGTGCTGATGGCGCGGAGACACGTCAACTACGAGCGGACGCTGAACCGGCTCCTGCTGCGGGACGACGGTTACGCGCGGCCCTGGACGCCCCGCGAGGAGCGGCTGGTGCGGGGGGCAGCCCGGCACTGCCCCCCCCGGCCACCCTGAGCCCCCCACCCCATCGCTGGACCCCGAGGGTGAACCTGAAGGGGCTGGAAGCGCTCCTGAGCCATTGCCACGGCCTGGGGTGGCCCCCGGGGACCCCATCCTGTGCGTGGCGCCACCCTCGGGGTCACTTGGCTGCGGGGGGGTGGAGGAGGGTATTAATTTATtgtgtttttcagaaaataaacgcGTGTATCCCCTCGCTTGCTGTGTGA
- the ADAMTSL5 gene encoding ADAMTS-like protein 5 isoform X6, translated as MRRHPLGCTHPWDPARGPHSPGWFHGPPRWGPRGAHGCGSDAGMWGTPVPALGTMGLRGLCSHRHRWPWRLLLLAWLSLGCGVGTVQDPALGTPVQVPKHPAPARPRRQPAQGAWGPWGPWSSCSSSCGDGVTLRTRRCLRSPEEGPCTGDPRQYRLCQLQGCPPGSVPFRAMQCSLYDNKPVLGTSARYSWVPFYGAPNVCDLNCLAVGHNFYYSFGRVLDGTRCGPGSLDLCVSGRCLSVGCDGILGSGARPDACGQCGGGHDSCLFVHRLFQGAEPSSGYFGYMNVTKIPAGATHIKVTDKSRNYLGRCGRCHPAKGRSQRIRHFCQSDFGPYPGAGRGGAGDALRGGGDNVLSSPLPAGVPGVRVGPQHLRVPPAPGGRPVRADGAETRQLRADAEPAPAAGRRLRAALDAPRGAAGAGGSPALPPPATLSPPPHRWTPRVNLKGLEALLSHCHGLGWPPGTPSCAWRHPRGHLAAGGWRRVLIYCVFQKINACIPSLAV; from the exons ATGCGGCGTCACCCACTCGGCTGCACCCACCCTTGGGACCCCGCTCGGGGACCCCACAGCCCCGGCTGGTTCCATGGACCCCCTCGCTGGGGTCCCCGTGGGGCGCACGGCTGTGGCAGCGATGCCGGGATGTGGGGCaccccagtgccagccctggggacaatggggctcaGGGGTCTCTGCTCCCACAGGCACCGGTGGCCGTGGCGGCTGCTGCTCCTGGCCTGGCTCAGCCTGGGCTGTGGCGTCGGCACCGTGCAg gacccagccctggggacaccagtgcAGGTCCCCAAGCACCCAGCCCCTGCTCGGCCCCGCCGGCAGCCGGCCCAGGGTgcctggggaccctggggaccctggagctcttgctccaGCTCCTGCGGGGACGGCGTCACCCTCCGCACCCGGAGGTGCCTGCG GTCCCCCGAGGAGGGTCCGTGCACGGGTGACCCGCGGCAGTACCGGCTctgccagctccag GGCTGTCCCCCCGGCTCGGTGCCGTTCCGTGCCATGCAGTGCTCCCTCTATGACAACAAACCCGTCCTGGGCACATCAGCCCGGTACAGCTGGGTGCCCTTCTACGGAG CCCCCAACGTCTGTGACCTCAACTGCCTGGCCGTGGGGCACAACTTCTACTACAGCTTCGGTCGGGTGCTGGACGGCACCCGCTGCGGCCCCGGGTCCCTGGACCTCTGCGTCAGTGGGCGCTGCCTG AGTGTGGGCTGTGATGGGATCCTGGGCTCGGGCGCGCGCCCCGATGCCTGCGGCCAGTGCGGCGGTGGCCACGACTCGTGTCTCTTCGTGCACCGGCTGTTCCAGGGCGCGGAGCCCTCCTCCG GTTATTTTGGGTACATGAATGTGACCAAGATCCCGGCTGGGGCCACCCACATCAAGGTGACGGACAAGAGCCGCAACTATCTCG GGCGCTGTGGGAGGTGCCACCCCGCCAAGGGACGCTCCCAGCGCATCCGCCACTTCTGCCAGAGCGACTTCG GGCCGTATCCTGGCGCAGGACGTGGTGGGGCAGGAGACGCGCTACGAGGTGGAGGTGACAACGTCCTATCGTCACCACTTCCCGCTGGTGTCCCGGGAGTACGTGTGGGTCCCCAACACCTGCGGGTGCCCCCCGCTCCGGGTGGGCGCCCGGTACGTGCTGATGGCGCGGAGACACGTCAACTACGAGCGGACGCTGAACCGGCTCCTGCTGCGGGACGACGGTTACGCGCGGCCCTGGACGCCCCGCGAGGAGCGGCTGGTGCGGGGGGCAGCCCGGCACTGCCCCCCCCGGCCACCCTGAGCCCCCCACCCCATCGCTGGACCCCGAGGGTGAACCTGAAGGGGCTGGAAGCGCTCCTGAGCCATTGCCACGGCCTGGGGTGGCCCCCGGGGACCCCATCCTGTGCGTGGCGCCACCCTCGGGGTCACTTGGCTGCGGGGGGGTGGAGGAGGGTATTAATTTATtgtgtttttcagaaaataaacgcGTGTATCCCCTCGCTTGCTGTGTGA
- the ADAMTSL5 gene encoding ADAMTS-like protein 5 isoform X2, which produces MRRHPLGCTHPWDPARGPHSPGWFHGPPRWGPRGAHGCGSDAGMWGTPVPALGTMGLRGLCSHRHRWPWRLLLLAWLSLGCGVGTVQDPALGTPVQVPKHPAPARPRRQPAQGAWGPWGPWSSCSSSCGDGVTLRTRRCLRSPEEGPCTGDPRQYRLCQLQGCPPGSVPFRAMQCSLYDNKPVLGTSARYSWVPFYGAPNVCDLNCLAVGHNFYYSFGRVLDGTRCGPGSLDLCVSGRCLSVGCDGILGSGARPDACGQCGGGHDSCLFVHRLFQGAEPSSGYFGYMNVTKIPAGATHIKVTDKSRNYLALMMSDGRYVLNGDWSIAWPGPLEAAGTRLRYARAPDGTESLEAPGPTAEDLHLMVLLQEPNPGIEYEFWLPRGLPQPGRGDTSPLRQPQPRGAGSPPPPEPPVTPVPALPPQPRGFVTEPPPRNPPSQSGAGAATGRCGRCHPAKGRSQRIRHFCQSDFGPYPGAGRGGAGDALRGGGDNVLSSPLPAGVPGVRVGPQHLRVPPAPGGRPVRADGAETRQLRADAEPAPAAGRRLRAALDAPRGAAGAGGSPALPPPATLSPPPHRWTPRVNLKGLEALLSHCHGLGWPPGTPSCAWRHPRGHLAAGGWRRVLIYCVFQKINACIPSLAV; this is translated from the exons ATGCGGCGTCACCCACTCGGCTGCACCCACCCTTGGGACCCCGCTCGGGGACCCCACAGCCCCGGCTGGTTCCATGGACCCCCTCGCTGGGGTCCCCGTGGGGCGCACGGCTGTGGCAGCGATGCCGGGATGTGGGGCaccccagtgccagccctggggacaatggggctcaGGGGTCTCTGCTCCCACAGGCACCGGTGGCCGTGGCGGCTGCTGCTCCTGGCCTGGCTCAGCCTGGGCTGTGGCGTCGGCACCGTGCAg gacccagccctggggacaccagtgcAGGTCCCCAAGCACCCAGCCCCTGCTCGGCCCCGCCGGCAGCCGGCCCAGGGTgcctggggaccctggggaccctggagctcttgctccaGCTCCTGCGGGGACGGCGTCACCCTCCGCACCCGGAGGTGCCTGCG GTCCCCCGAGGAGGGTCCGTGCACGGGTGACCCGCGGCAGTACCGGCTctgccagctccag GGCTGTCCCCCCGGCTCGGTGCCGTTCCGTGCCATGCAGTGCTCCCTCTATGACAACAAACCCGTCCTGGGCACATCAGCCCGGTACAGCTGGGTGCCCTTCTACGGAG CCCCCAACGTCTGTGACCTCAACTGCCTGGCCGTGGGGCACAACTTCTACTACAGCTTCGGTCGGGTGCTGGACGGCACCCGCTGCGGCCCCGGGTCCCTGGACCTCTGCGTCAGTGGGCGCTGCCTG AGTGTGGGCTGTGATGGGATCCTGGGCTCGGGCGCGCGCCCCGATGCCTGCGGCCAGTGCGGCGGTGGCCACGACTCGTGTCTCTTCGTGCACCGGCTGTTCCAGGGCGCGGAGCCCTCCTCCG GTTATTTTGGGTACATGAATGTGACCAAGATCCCGGCTGGGGCCACCCACATCAAGGTGACGGACAAGAGCCGCAACTATCTCG CCCTGATGATGAGTGATGGGCGCTACGTGCTCAATGGGGACTGGTCCATCGCCTGGCCGGGGCCGTTGGAGGCGGCCGGCACCCGGCTGCGCTACGCGCGGGCCCCCGACGGCACTGAGAGCCTGGAGGCGCCCGGACCCACGGCCGAGGATCTGCACCTCATG GTCCTGCTGCAGGAGCCCAACCCCGGCATCGAGTACGAGTTCTGGTTGCCCCGCGGGCTCCCCCAGCCCGGCCGTGGGGACACCAGCCCCCtgcggcagccccagccccggggggCCGGCAGCCCCCCGCCCCCAGAGCCTCCGGTCACCCCGGTCCCTGCGCTGCCACCACAGCCCAGGGGCTTTGTCACGGAGCCACCACCGAGAAACCCCCCCAGCcagagcggggctggggctgccacaG GGCGCTGTGGGAGGTGCCACCCCGCCAAGGGACGCTCCCAGCGCATCCGCCACTTCTGCCAGAGCGACTTCG GGCCGTATCCTGGCGCAGGACGTGGTGGGGCAGGAGACGCGCTACGAGGTGGAGGTGACAACGTCCTATCGTCACCACTTCCCGCTGGTGTCCCGGGAGTACGTGTGGGTCCCCAACACCTGCGGGTGCCCCCCGCTCCGGGTGGGCGCCCGGTACGTGCTGATGGCGCGGAGACACGTCAACTACGAGCGGACGCTGAACCGGCTCCTGCTGCGGGACGACGGTTACGCGCGGCCCTGGACGCCCCGCGAGGAGCGGCTGGTGCGGGGGGCAGCCCGGCACTGCCCCCCCCGGCCACCCTGAGCCCCCCACCCCATCGCTGGACCCCGAGGGTGAACCTGAAGGGGCTGGAAGCGCTCCTGAGCCATTGCCACGGCCTGGGGTGGCCCCCGGGGACCCCATCCTGTGCGTGGCGCCACCCTCGGGGTCACTTGGCTGCGGGGGGGTGGAGGAGGGTATTAATTTATtgtgtttttcagaaaataaacgcGTGTATCCCCTCGCTTGCTGTGTGA
- the ADAMTSL5 gene encoding ADAMTS-like protein 5 isoform X5, which produces MRRHPLGCTHPWDPARGPHSPGWFHGPPRWGPRGAHGCGSDAGMWGTPVPALGTMGLRGLCSHRHRWPWRLLLLAWLSLGCGVGTVQDPALGTPVQVPKHPAPARPRRQPAQGAWGPWGPWSSCSSSCGDGVTLRTRRCLRSPEEGPCTGDPRQYRLCQLQGCPPGSVPFRAMQCSLYDNKPVLGTSARYSWVPFYGAPNVCDLNCLAVGHNFYYSFGRVLDGTRCGPGSLDLCVSGRCLSVGCDGILGSGARPDACGQCGGGHDSCLFVHRLFQGAEPSSGYFGYMNVTKIPAGATHIKVTDKSRNYLGRCGRCHPAKGRSQRIRHFCQSDFGEHRGLRGDTEGGSCPAQGAPHSPRQSLPGPYPGAGRGGAGDALRGGGDNVLSSPLPAGVPGVRVGPQHLRVPPAPGGRPVRADGAETRQLRADAEPAPAAGRRLRAALDAPRGAAGAGGSPALPPPATLSPPPHRWTPRVNLKGLEALLSHCHGLGWPPGTPSCAWRHPRGHLAAGGWRRVLIYCVFQKINACIPSLAV; this is translated from the exons ATGCGGCGTCACCCACTCGGCTGCACCCACCCTTGGGACCCCGCTCGGGGACCCCACAGCCCCGGCTGGTTCCATGGACCCCCTCGCTGGGGTCCCCGTGGGGCGCACGGCTGTGGCAGCGATGCCGGGATGTGGGGCaccccagtgccagccctggggacaatggggctcaGGGGTCTCTGCTCCCACAGGCACCGGTGGCCGTGGCGGCTGCTGCTCCTGGCCTGGCTCAGCCTGGGCTGTGGCGTCGGCACCGTGCAg gacccagccctggggacaccagtgcAGGTCCCCAAGCACCCAGCCCCTGCTCGGCCCCGCCGGCAGCCGGCCCAGGGTgcctggggaccctggggaccctggagctcttgctccaGCTCCTGCGGGGACGGCGTCACCCTCCGCACCCGGAGGTGCCTGCG GTCCCCCGAGGAGGGTCCGTGCACGGGTGACCCGCGGCAGTACCGGCTctgccagctccag GGCTGTCCCCCCGGCTCGGTGCCGTTCCGTGCCATGCAGTGCTCCCTCTATGACAACAAACCCGTCCTGGGCACATCAGCCCGGTACAGCTGGGTGCCCTTCTACGGAG CCCCCAACGTCTGTGACCTCAACTGCCTGGCCGTGGGGCACAACTTCTACTACAGCTTCGGTCGGGTGCTGGACGGCACCCGCTGCGGCCCCGGGTCCCTGGACCTCTGCGTCAGTGGGCGCTGCCTG AGTGTGGGCTGTGATGGGATCCTGGGCTCGGGCGCGCGCCCCGATGCCTGCGGCCAGTGCGGCGGTGGCCACGACTCGTGTCTCTTCGTGCACCGGCTGTTCCAGGGCGCGGAGCCCTCCTCCG GTTATTTTGGGTACATGAATGTGACCAAGATCCCGGCTGGGGCCACCCACATCAAGGTGACGGACAAGAGCCGCAACTATCTCG GGCGCTGTGGGAGGTGCCACCCCGCCAAGGGACGCTCCCAGCGCATCCGCCACTTCTGCCAGAGCGACTTCGGTGAGCACCGGGGACTCAGGGGGGACACCGAGGGGGGGTCATGCCCAGCTCAGGGTGCCCCACATTCCCCCCGGCAAAGTCTTCCAGGGCCGTATCCTGGCGCAGGACGTGGTGGGGCAGGAGACGCGCTACGAGGTGGAGGTGACAACGTCCTATCGTCACCACTTCCCGCTGGTGTCCCGGGAGTACGTGTGGGTCCCCAACACCTGCGGGTGCCCCCCGCTCCGGGTGGGCGCCCGGTACGTGCTGATGGCGCGGAGACACGTCAACTACGAGCGGACGCTGAACCGGCTCCTGCTGCGGGACGACGGTTACGCGCGGCCCTGGACGCCCCGCGAGGAGCGGCTGGTGCGGGGGGCAGCCCGGCACTGCCCCCCCCGGCCACCCTGAGCCCCCCACCCCATCGCTGGACCCCGAGGGTGAACCTGAAGGGGCTGGAAGCGCTCCTGAGCCATTGCCACGGCCTGGGGTGGCCCCCGGGGACCCCATCCTGTGCGTGGCGCCACCCTCGGGGTCACTTGGCTGCGGGGGGGTGGAGGAGGGTATTAATTTATtgtgtttttcagaaaataaacgcGTGTATCCCCTCGCTTGCTGTGTGA
- the ADAMTSL5 gene encoding ADAMTS-like protein 5 isoform X4, with the protein MRRHPLGCTHPWDPARGPHSPGWFHGPPRWGPRGAHGCGSDAGMWGTPVPALGTMGLRGLCSHRHRWPWRLLLLAWLSLGCGVGTVQDPALGTPVQVPKHPAPARPRRQPAQGAWGPWGPWSSCSSSCGDGVTLRTRRCLRSPEEGPCTGDPRQYRLCQLQGCPPGSVPFRAMQCSLYDNKPVLGTSARYSWVPFYGAPNVCDLNCLAVGHNFYYSFGRVLDGTRCGPGSLDLCVSGRCLSVGCDGILGSGARPDACGQCGGGHDSCLFVHRLFQGAEPSSGYFGYMNVTKIPAGATHIKVTDKSRNYLALMMSDGRYVLNGDWSIAWPGPLEAAGTRLRYARAPDGTESLEAPGPTAEDLHLMVLLQEPNPGIEYEFWLPRGLPQPGRGDTSPLRQPQPRGAGSPPPPEPPVTPVPALPPQPRGFVTEPPPRNPPSQSGAGAATGRCGRCHPAKGRSQRIRHFCQSDFVFQGRILAQDVVGQETRYEVEVTTSYRHHFPLVSREYVWVPNTCGCPPLRVGARYVLMARRHVNYERTLNRLLLRDDGYARPWTPREERLVRGAARHCPPRPP; encoded by the exons ATGCGGCGTCACCCACTCGGCTGCACCCACCCTTGGGACCCCGCTCGGGGACCCCACAGCCCCGGCTGGTTCCATGGACCCCCTCGCTGGGGTCCCCGTGGGGCGCACGGCTGTGGCAGCGATGCCGGGATGTGGGGCaccccagtgccagccctggggacaatggggctcaGGGGTCTCTGCTCCCACAGGCACCGGTGGCCGTGGCGGCTGCTGCTCCTGGCCTGGCTCAGCCTGGGCTGTGGCGTCGGCACCGTGCAg gacccagccctggggacaccagtgcAGGTCCCCAAGCACCCAGCCCCTGCTCGGCCCCGCCGGCAGCCGGCCCAGGGTgcctggggaccctggggaccctggagctcttgctccaGCTCCTGCGGGGACGGCGTCACCCTCCGCACCCGGAGGTGCCTGCG GTCCCCCGAGGAGGGTCCGTGCACGGGTGACCCGCGGCAGTACCGGCTctgccagctccag GGCTGTCCCCCCGGCTCGGTGCCGTTCCGTGCCATGCAGTGCTCCCTCTATGACAACAAACCCGTCCTGGGCACATCAGCCCGGTACAGCTGGGTGCCCTTCTACGGAG CCCCCAACGTCTGTGACCTCAACTGCCTGGCCGTGGGGCACAACTTCTACTACAGCTTCGGTCGGGTGCTGGACGGCACCCGCTGCGGCCCCGGGTCCCTGGACCTCTGCGTCAGTGGGCGCTGCCTG AGTGTGGGCTGTGATGGGATCCTGGGCTCGGGCGCGCGCCCCGATGCCTGCGGCCAGTGCGGCGGTGGCCACGACTCGTGTCTCTTCGTGCACCGGCTGTTCCAGGGCGCGGAGCCCTCCTCCG GTTATTTTGGGTACATGAATGTGACCAAGATCCCGGCTGGGGCCACCCACATCAAGGTGACGGACAAGAGCCGCAACTATCTCG CCCTGATGATGAGTGATGGGCGCTACGTGCTCAATGGGGACTGGTCCATCGCCTGGCCGGGGCCGTTGGAGGCGGCCGGCACCCGGCTGCGCTACGCGCGGGCCCCCGACGGCACTGAGAGCCTGGAGGCGCCCGGACCCACGGCCGAGGATCTGCACCTCATG GTCCTGCTGCAGGAGCCCAACCCCGGCATCGAGTACGAGTTCTGGTTGCCCCGCGGGCTCCCCCAGCCCGGCCGTGGGGACACCAGCCCCCtgcggcagccccagccccggggggCCGGCAGCCCCCCGCCCCCAGAGCCTCCGGTCACCCCGGTCCCTGCGCTGCCACCACAGCCCAGGGGCTTTGTCACGGAGCCACCACCGAGAAACCCCCCCAGCcagagcggggctggggctgccacaG GGCGCTGTGGGAGGTGCCACCCCGCCAAGGGACGCTCCCAGCGCATCCGCCACTTCTGCCAGAGCGACTTCG TCTTCCAGGGCCGTATCCTGGCGCAGGACGTGGTGGGGCAGGAGACGCGCTACGAGGTGGAGGTGACAACGTCCTATCGTCACCACTTCCCGCTGGTGTCCCGGGAGTACGTGTGGGTCCCCAACACCTGCGGGTGCCCCCCGCTCCGGGTGGGCGCCCGGTACGTGCTGATGGCGCGGAGACACGTCAACTACGAGCGGACGCTGAACCGGCTCCTGCTGCGGGACGACGGTTACGCGCGGCCCTGGACGCCCCGCGAGGAGCGGCTGGTGCGGGGGGCAGCCCGGCACTGCCCCCCCCGGCCACCCTGA
- the ADAMTSL5 gene encoding ADAMTS-like protein 5 isoform X1 has protein sequence MRRHPLGCTHPWDPARGPHSPGWFHGPPRWGPRGAHGCGSDAGMWGTPVPALGTMGLRGLCSHRHRWPWRLLLLAWLSLGCGVGTVQDPALGTPVQVPKHPAPARPRRQPAQGAWGPWGPWSSCSSSCGDGVTLRTRRCLRSPEEGPCTGDPRQYRLCQLQGCPPGSVPFRAMQCSLYDNKPVLGTSARYSWVPFYGAPNVCDLNCLAVGHNFYYSFGRVLDGTRCGPGSLDLCVSGRCLSVGCDGILGSGARPDACGQCGGGHDSCLFVHRLFQGAEPSSGYFGYMNVTKIPAGATHIKVTDKSRNYLALMMSDGRYVLNGDWSIAWPGPLEAAGTRLRYARAPDGTESLEAPGPTAEDLHLMVLLQEPNPGIEYEFWLPRGLPQPGRGDTSPLRQPQPRGAGSPPPPEPPVTPVPALPPQPRGFVTEPPPRNPPSQSGAGAATGRCGRCHPAKGRSQRIRHFCQSDFGEHRGLRGDTEGGSCPAQGAPHSPRQSLPGPYPGAGRGGAGDALRGGGDNVLSSPLPAGVPGVRVGPQHLRVPPAPGGRPVRADGAETRQLRADAEPAPAAGRRLRAALDAPRGAAGAGGSPALPPPATLSPPPHRWTPRVNLKGLEALLSHCHGLGWPPGTPSCAWRHPRGHLAAGGWRRVLIYCVFQKINACIPSLAV, from the exons ATGCGGCGTCACCCACTCGGCTGCACCCACCCTTGGGACCCCGCTCGGGGACCCCACAGCCCCGGCTGGTTCCATGGACCCCCTCGCTGGGGTCCCCGTGGGGCGCACGGCTGTGGCAGCGATGCCGGGATGTGGGGCaccccagtgccagccctggggacaatggggctcaGGGGTCTCTGCTCCCACAGGCACCGGTGGCCGTGGCGGCTGCTGCTCCTGGCCTGGCTCAGCCTGGGCTGTGGCGTCGGCACCGTGCAg gacccagccctggggacaccagtgcAGGTCCCCAAGCACCCAGCCCCTGCTCGGCCCCGCCGGCAGCCGGCCCAGGGTgcctggggaccctggggaccctggagctcttgctccaGCTCCTGCGGGGACGGCGTCACCCTCCGCACCCGGAGGTGCCTGCG GTCCCCCGAGGAGGGTCCGTGCACGGGTGACCCGCGGCAGTACCGGCTctgccagctccag GGCTGTCCCCCCGGCTCGGTGCCGTTCCGTGCCATGCAGTGCTCCCTCTATGACAACAAACCCGTCCTGGGCACATCAGCCCGGTACAGCTGGGTGCCCTTCTACGGAG CCCCCAACGTCTGTGACCTCAACTGCCTGGCCGTGGGGCACAACTTCTACTACAGCTTCGGTCGGGTGCTGGACGGCACCCGCTGCGGCCCCGGGTCCCTGGACCTCTGCGTCAGTGGGCGCTGCCTG AGTGTGGGCTGTGATGGGATCCTGGGCTCGGGCGCGCGCCCCGATGCCTGCGGCCAGTGCGGCGGTGGCCACGACTCGTGTCTCTTCGTGCACCGGCTGTTCCAGGGCGCGGAGCCCTCCTCCG GTTATTTTGGGTACATGAATGTGACCAAGATCCCGGCTGGGGCCACCCACATCAAGGTGACGGACAAGAGCCGCAACTATCTCG CCCTGATGATGAGTGATGGGCGCTACGTGCTCAATGGGGACTGGTCCATCGCCTGGCCGGGGCCGTTGGAGGCGGCCGGCACCCGGCTGCGCTACGCGCGGGCCCCCGACGGCACTGAGAGCCTGGAGGCGCCCGGACCCACGGCCGAGGATCTGCACCTCATG GTCCTGCTGCAGGAGCCCAACCCCGGCATCGAGTACGAGTTCTGGTTGCCCCGCGGGCTCCCCCAGCCCGGCCGTGGGGACACCAGCCCCCtgcggcagccccagccccggggggCCGGCAGCCCCCCGCCCCCAGAGCCTCCGGTCACCCCGGTCCCTGCGCTGCCACCACAGCCCAGGGGCTTTGTCACGGAGCCACCACCGAGAAACCCCCCCAGCcagagcggggctggggctgccacaG GGCGCTGTGGGAGGTGCCACCCCGCCAAGGGACGCTCCCAGCGCATCCGCCACTTCTGCCAGAGCGACTTCGGTGAGCACCGGGGACTCAGGGGGGACACCGAGGGGGGGTCATGCCCAGCTCAGGGTGCCCCACATTCCCCCCGGCAAAGTCTTCCAGGGCCGTATCCTGGCGCAGGACGTGGTGGGGCAGGAGACGCGCTACGAGGTGGAGGTGACAACGTCCTATCGTCACCACTTCCCGCTGGTGTCCCGGGAGTACGTGTGGGTCCCCAACACCTGCGGGTGCCCCCCGCTCCGGGTGGGCGCCCGGTACGTGCTGATGGCGCGGAGACACGTCAACTACGAGCGGACGCTGAACCGGCTCCTGCTGCGGGACGACGGTTACGCGCGGCCCTGGACGCCCCGCGAGGAGCGGCTGGTGCGGGGGGCAGCCCGGCACTGCCCCCCCCGGCCACCCTGAGCCCCCCACCCCATCGCTGGACCCCGAGGGTGAACCTGAAGGGGCTGGAAGCGCTCCTGAGCCATTGCCACGGCCTGGGGTGGCCCCCGGGGACCCCATCCTGTGCGTGGCGCCACCCTCGGGGTCACTTGGCTGCGGGGGGGTGGAGGAGGGTATTAATTTATtgtgtttttcagaaaataaacgcGTGTATCCCCTCGCTTGCTGTGTGA